The Molothrus aeneus isolate 106 chromosome 23, BPBGC_Maene_1.0, whole genome shotgun sequence nucleotide sequence ATGGCATGAGGAACAACGTGTTCATGCGCATCCCTCAGGCTCTGGCCATGGGCAATATCACGCTGCAGGTGAGCCGAGGGGAGTGGGACCAGGGGTGTGGGCAGAgagcctgggctgtccctgccggGCACAACTGAGGTGTTGGGGTCGGGGTCTCCACAGATGCTGCGTGACCGGGTCCGGCCCCTCTTCTACACACGGATGCGTCTGGGGGAGTTTGACCCCCCAGCCATGAACCCCTACAGCTCCCTGGACCTGAGTGTGGTGCAGAGCCCCGAGCACCGCAACCTCTCGCTGGAAGCTGCTGTCAagagctttgtgctgctgaagaATGTGCGGGGGACACTGCCCCTGCGGGCCCAGGCCCTGTCCGGCCAGCGCCTCGCGGTGAGCCCCTGCAAGggggtgggcaggagcacaTGATGGGTCCAatgcagggcacacaggtgtcacagggCTGCTGGTGCCCACCCTCACCCCTCTGCCCTCTGCAGGTCGTGGGTCCCTTTGCTGACAATCCCCGGGTACTGTTTGGGGACTATGCACCAGTGCCGGAGCCTCAGTACATCTACACTCCCCGGTGAGACAGCGTGGTCCCACCTCATGTCCCCCTCTCCTGGTCACTATTCCCCTCTTCTGGGCActgtccagggctgctgctggagctgcttggCCCTTGGCTGGTGGCCAGGCAAGGGGGCTGTCCCCATTGTGCCCCgaccctggggcacagctgcccctgtgtcctctgctcttccctggtGCAGGAGGGGGCTGGAGATGCTGGGGGCCAATGTCAGCTTCACAGCAGGCTGCAGTGAGCCATGGTGCAAGTGGTACTCACGGGCAGAGCTGGTGAGGGTGGTCGGGGCAGCTGATGTGGTGCTGGTCTGCCTGGGGACAGGTAGGTGGGAGTGGGAGGGCACTgggtgggcactgccagagGAAGGGGAGTGCTCTGGGAGAGAGGGGCTGCCCATGAGCCACCTCTGAGGCGGTCGgtgcccctctgccctgtctACCCACAGGGGTGTAAGGGGCTCTCCCTTGGCTGTCCCCACCCAGGGGTAGATGTGGAGACAGAGGCCAAAGACCGGAGTGACCTGTCCCTGCCGGGgcaccagctggagctgctgcaggatgctgtGCAGGCGGGTAGGGGCTCTGTGGCACCTCAACCCACCCAGGTTTCCCCCATCCATGGCACACCCTGGGgccatcccagcagtgccactaCAGTGGCACTGTACAGAGGTGGCCTCTCAGTGACAGCCACCTCCCTGCAGCCGCTGGGCGCCCCGtcattctgctgctgttcaACGCGGGGCCCCTGGACGTGAGCTGGGCTCAGGCACACGACGGCGTGGGGGCCATCCTGGCCTGCTTCTTCCCTGCCCAGGCCACGGGTTTGGCCATTGCCAGGGTCCTGCTGGGTGAGGCAGGGGCCAGCCCGGCTGGCCGGCTGCCAGCCACTTGGCCTGCAGGCATGCACCAGGTAAGGCCAGGGTTGCTGGTTGCACCCTTAGCCTTTCCCTGCCTtgctggctggagcagctgcggggtgcagggctgtggtTCTTGCCTGTGCccgcccagccctgccctgttccACTGGCCCTTGTCCCGCAGGTGCCACCGATGGAGAACTACACCATGGAGGGACGGACATACCGCTACTATGGGCAGGAGGCCCCGCTCTACCCTTTTGGGTACGGGCTGTCCTACACCACCTTCCGCTATCGAGACCTGGTGCTGAGCCCCCCAGTGCTGCCCGTCTGTGCCAACCTCTCTGTGTCTGTGGTGCTGGAGAACACAGGGCTGCGGGACAGCGACGaggtgggcacagctgctctgcactgatCTGGCTGTGTGGGGTACAAATGTGCCCGAGCTCCCCCTGCAAGGGAGAGTCCCACTGTGCTGAGTCCCATCCCTCCGTGCAGGTGGTGCAGCTGTACCTGCGCTGGGAGCAGTCATCCGTGCCGGTGCCCCGCTGGCAGCTGGTGGCTTTCCGCCGTGTGGCCGTGCTGGCCGGCCGGGAGGTGAAGCTGTTCTTCCAGGTGCTGGCCGAGCAGCGCGCTGTCTGGGCGCAGGACTGGCGCCTGGAGCCCGGCACCTTCACCCTGTTCGCCGGAGGGCAGCAGCCGGGCCAGAAGACACGGGCGCCCTCGGAGGTGCTGAGCGCACGGTTCAGTGTCaccggcacggcccggcccttACACACGTGTTAGCGGCgggggtgggcacagggtgcTGGCAGAGGAAGGGATGGAAGGTACTCCGTGTGCCGCGGGCAGTGTGGTGCTTCTCTGCCCTGCAATAAAGTGCTGGTGCTCCGTGGCAGCTGTGTGGGGCCTCCCCTCCATCCTTCCCGGCGCAGCGCTGGCATCTTCCCGGAGCAGGACCGCGCTGCCCTGCTCGGTGCTTtcaccctcctgccctggctgtcccaCCCCGaggcgctgctgctgcagccccacaccCTGCCCGTGCCCCACACCGGCCTCGGGGCAGCGGCCGCCGGAGCCGCGTGTGCTGCGGCCACACGTGCCTGCTCCTCCCGCTCTATTTATAACCGCAGGGCTGCCCCAGCGCATTCCCTGCGCCGAGGGAGCGGTGACTGGCAGCCCTGCGAGGctcggcagggcaggggctagcccttctccttcccaggccgggatgctgcagggaagggggCAGTGTTTGGAGCGAGCAAGCCCTGCGCTGGCCCGAGGGACAGATCCAACCCTGCAGCAGCTCGGGGGCTGTGAAACAGCGCTGGGATGTGATTCTGGCAGCAATGCTGGCGGGGAGCCGGAGCTGGGCAGGAACTCCTCCGGATGGTGTTGGAAGACTGTGATCTCCTCCAGCCCCAAGGCCGGAGGCCAAGGTGGGGGCGGCGGGGAGCGCGTGGGGCTGCCCAGGCCTGACCCCATGACATCAGGACACTAATTACAGATGCGGCTTGGGATAATTACAGAGCAGGCGCGAgctgcggcagggcagggcgcAGCCCGCTGTGGCTCAGCCCATTGCTGGCCCATTTGTCACTGACAGCCACAGGGGAttgttctgcagcagctgagattTGCCATGAGCTGTGGTGTAGCCCCATGGCAGCATGCTGGGTGTCTGGTTGTTGCCCTGATATGCTTCTGGAGATGGGTTCCTATTGCATGCATCCACcccaggacaggacacagggacagacactcATTCCCAGGGTCCGGTTGGGTCACTGCCCCATGGCTAGAGGGAATCAGCTGGAGTGCTTTGGGGACAGGAATTCAGAGCAGCCCTTGTGGGCACCgtgtcagagcagcagggtgggagcagcGTGGGGCCAGGGCAAAGTCCTGGGGCTGAGGAGagaggtgggagcagagggataGGGAGCAGGTGGAaatgggtgggatggggtgtcCCACACAGTACTTTGCTCAGAGGTGCTGGCAGAGTTTATTTGCCATCCTTATCCCTGTTTGCTCCCAGACTTGCACAgtgtcagctcctgctggcagggctgagctgtggctgtAGTTATCCTTTGACTTTGGAGTGCTGATCCCTCTGGGTCCCTACAGTTGGTATCAGGGCCAGGTATTGGGCCTGAGGGTGCAGCCCCCTGCCCAGACTGGCCCAACAGAGCCATGGCAGTGTTGCACCCCAcgctgcagggctgaggagcacagggagtgctggggcatgctgcagccagggctgggtgccGTGCTCATCATGAGCTCATCGGATTTTCCATCAGCTTCGGGGGGGGCAGCTGTTCCCAGCACCACAGGAACGGTGGGGCTGGACCCAGGAACCCCAacacagcagggctctgcctgcagcagagtcATTGATCAATCCCTGCTTGTATAAGCCCATCGACTTGGGCTGGCATGGCATTCATGAGCCCTCTCATGTTGCACTGTTGGAGCACGGCCACAGGCCCTGTACACCCATGGTTGCCCCTTCCTCACCATGCCCCTGCTCCAGACTGACCCCTCTGTGGGGAGAAGGACCATGGATGTGGCTGGATCCAGTGCCAGGCTGTCCCAGGGCCTTGAGGTGCTCATCTGCTCCAGGTGATGCTGTGGGACCCACAGGCAAAGAGGCTTTGGAAGCCACCCATAGTCACCCTTGGAGCATGTCATGGAGTGGCTCCAGTTCCGTTCTGCCAGATCCCTTGTGTGCCATGGAAAtacagagctgtggggctgctgcagccccttggaGGCTCAGCCATGCAACAATGTGAGTGGGGCTGTTCCCCTTTCCTGTGCCACACATATCCTGGCTTTGTGAGTtctttgggacattgctctcccTGCCATCCTCCTGGggtgcccagctcccagagctgaggctTGGCCGTGCAGCATTCCCTGGTGGGGAGTCAGCTGGCAGGCGAGGCTCTGGGAGTTTCAGGAAGCCTCTGCTCTGTCTGGTGAGGTGGGAGGGTGCAGGGCTACAGGCTGTAGGAGGGTGATGACTTTAGGGTGATTTGGGGTGTAGGGCTACCCCTGCAGCATCACAGAGTGGGGCCGCCCCGTCTGCTGAGGAGCTCCTCATCCCTGACTCAGGGGAATGCACTTCCAAGGAAAAGGGCTGGGATTTCGGTAAACCTGTTTGCCTGGTAGGTGAGGGAGGATGAGTGGCAGGGGATCTCCTGGCCTGCGGTGACATCATGCCCAAAACAGGCATCTCTGATGGGTGCTGCCCGCAGAAAACTAACTTGGTTCATCCACACACCTAGAGCCGGGCACTGTGCGGTAtgcctggagcaggctggcCACGAGGTGGACAAGGACACGTCCCTGCCTCCCGGtgcccctgcagagcctggagccgTGTTCCTTccactgctggtgctgcccacCCGTCCCCTACCCCGTCCCCTACCCTGGCCGTGCTGCTGCATTCCCGTCCAAGCAGGGCCCAAAGGGGTTTCAGCGCTGAGCGGGGGCCGCTGCTCCTGCCCGGGGAGCGGGAGAGGCCTCTGTTGTCTGCCGGTTACCGGGGCAGGGTGGGATGCGGGCGGGGGGAAGCCCCGCCAGCGGAGGCGGCTGCTGGCGGTGACTAAGGCTCACGTGTGACGGGGAgcgggggagcagcagctccaaggccTCTCGAACAGCTGAGGTGGGGCTCGGAAACGGCAAATCGGTGTCTTTTTGGGGTGCCTGAGGCTGGGGCAGCCGGTCTGGGTGATGCTGGCTGTGCATCGCGGTGCTGCTCGGGGCGGGGCGGGTTTGCTGCGGGGCCAGCGCTTCGCGCGTGACCGGAGCATCGTAAAATGTGTGTGCGAGCCCCAAAATctgggagagcaggggctggaggcGGGCGAGTGGccgagcagagctgggggatgcTGAGCGCTGCGGGGACAGGCCCGAGGCGGGAGTGACGGGCGCGGGGTCCCAGCCGCGGCTGCGGGAGGAGCGGCGCCGGCtcggggctgcggggccgcgTCTGGAGCCGGGGCGAGGCGGAGCATCCCCCGGCCGCTCCCCccggccggggccgcggggccggggcggggagCGCCGAGCGTCCTCCCCCGCgggccggggggagcggggctgggccagcccctgcGCCTGCCGCGCCATGGAGCGGAGCTGCGCCGGGCGggagccgcagccccggccccagccccagcccctcggTAAGGatccgcggcggcggcggcgccggtaCCGGCTCCGGGGAGTGCCCGGGCCCCCTCCCGCACCGCGGGGCCGCAGGGAGTCGGGGTGCGGGATGcggcccggggctgcggggTCTGCCGGGGGGTGCGGGATGCGGCCCGCTGTGCCGGCGGAGATGCGGCGGCCGGGTCCGCGGAATgcggcggagcggagcggggcggcggcCCGGGGAGGCGGTGGAGGAGCCGGGGGGGGCGAGCGGGGGGAACGCactgccggggccggggcggcttCCCGGGAGGGACAAAGCCCGGGCACGGCCCTTCCATCTTGGGGAGGgccggagcggccccggccccgccgccggggGGGTGCAGCGGGGCTGCCCTTGGGAAGCCCCGGGGGTGGCGGCGCCGGCGCCGCCCCGGCTCGTCCCCGCCGGGCGGTGGGCGATGTCCCCGGTGGGAGGCACCCGCTGCCCCCagcccgccggggccgccccctccccgccgcgTGGACTCGCGGCTGGTCCCGGCAGGGCCGGTCCCGCTGCCCCGGGATGAACCGgggagggcggcggcggcggggccgcgctcgGGGCCGGGGTTGGCGCTGCCTCTCGGGGCTCCAGCGCAGCGCTCGCTGTGACTAAGCAGAGCTCCGCGGAGCCGCTTCCCACcgcgggaggaagaggagaggcgGCTCCCCTCCCCCTCGGCCCCAGTGCTCCATCGCCCGGGCCCGCGGACAGGGAGGGATGGCTGCGGCTCCCGGCGATGCTGAAAACCGGCGGCTCCCGCACCAACCGGCCGCGGGTCCTGCCATCGCTGCCCGAAGGACGTGTCCTGCGCCAGACATGTTGTCTGAGTCCCGCTGTCTGCCCCTGCCGCCTTCCCGCTCTCCGTGGCCTGCCCACTCGATGCTGTGGCGGCCCGGGGACCGGGGCTGGCTGCTCCCGGCCGCCCTGTGGGTCACTGGCTGCTCTCCCGTGAGCACAGAATGGTGCTGAAGGAGCACGGACGGTTTTGCACCATGTCCTCCTTCAGGGaccatccctgccctgtcccgTGTGGGTGACCTGCATGACTGGGCAGCCCGGGCTgcttcctgtcctgctgcctaGAGCGGCTCGGAGCcaccagcagggatgggatttcACTCAAGGGGTCGGGACCCACCATGTGTGGGGCAGCCAGTGGCACTGGAGGCCAGCAACTCCTGaagggcagccagggcagggtgtgacctgcagagctgcccaggtggGCAGAGGGATGCGGTGTACCAAGGGACAAGGAccaaggcagggagcaggcagaggttTGTCCTTATCCAGGtttccctcagcttctccagcccttctcccttggcacagaggagagggagggcGAGCTGGTTGCCTGCCAGT carries:
- the LOC136565936 gene encoding uncharacterized protein, giving the protein MPCKSREPGRVMPCGSRGPSRAVPCKFQEPGRAMPCKSREPGRAMPCGALPAAALGLRLLVLSAALGAGAARAQPPPFPFWDPSLPWQRRLDDLLGRLSPAELVLQVARGGAMGNGPAPPIPRLGIAPYNWNTECLRGDGEAPGWATAFPQALGLAAAFSPELIYRVANATATEVRAKHNSFAAAGRYTDHTGLSCFSPVLNIMRHPLWGRNQETYGEDPFLSGELARSFVQGLQGQHPRYVKASAGCKHFSVHGGPENIPVSRLSFDAKVLERDWRMTFLPQFQACVRAGSYSFMCSYNRINGVPACANKKLLTDILRGEWGFDGYVVSDEGAVELIMLGHHYTQSFLETAVASVNAGCNLELSYGMRNNVFMRIPQALAMGNITLQMLRDRVRPLFYTRMRLGEFDPPAMNPYSSLDLSVVQSPEHRNLSLEAAVKSFVLLKNVRGTLPLRAQALSGQRLAVVGPFADNPRVLFGDYAPVPEPQYIYTPRRGLEMLGANVSFTAGCSEPWCKWYSRAELVRVVGAADVVLVCLGTGVDVETEAKDRSDLSLPGHQLELLQDAVQAAAGRPVILLLFNAGPLDVSWAQAHDGVGAILACFFPAQATGLAIARVLLGEAGASPAGRLPATWPAGMHQVPPMENYTMEGRTYRYYGQEAPLYPFGYGLSYTTFRYRDLVLSPPVLPVCANLSVSVVLENTGLRDSDEVVQLYLRWEQSSVPVPRWQLVAFRRVAVLAGREVKLFFQVLAEQRAVWAQDWRLEPGTFTLFAGGQQPGQKTRAPSEVLSARFSVTGTARPLHTC